AGCAGGACGACTCCTGGGCTCAGGTCTACCAGATTCAGTTTCGTATTTGTCAGCCAAACGGAATGGCTCTGCAGCCGGCCGGAAAGGAATAGTCATGAGATACTTCCTCTGTCTGATGCTCCTCGCGCTAAGCACCGTCGCTCAGGCTGACGACTGGCTGCAGTTTCGTGGCACCTCAAGCCCCGGCGTGGTGCAGGGACCGGAACTTCCCGAGTCGTTCGATCAGATTGCCTGGACGGCGGATCTGGACGGCCGCGGCTCGTCTTCGCCAATCATCGTGGGCGACAAAGTCTTCGTCACCGGTTGCGAAGGTCCCCGCCAGGATCGGCTGACCGTTACCTGTTTCGCGGAAGCGGATGGCAAACAGCTCTGGAAACGCGAGTTCTGGGCGACCGGCCGAACCGTCTGCCATCAAAAGATGTCGGTCGCCACGCCCACACCGGCCAGCGATGGCGAGCGGATCTATGCGTCTTACTCGTCGAACGACGTCGCCTGCCTCGACCTTGAGGGCAATCTCCTCTGGTATCGCGGGTTGACCTACGACTTTCCGAATGTGAGTAACAGCCTCGGGATGTCGTCTTCGGTCATCGTGAAAGACGGCACGGTCGTCTGCATGGCCGAGAACGATACGCAGTCGATGACCTTCGGTTTGAACGCCGACGACGGCACCACGAAGTGGCAGCTCGATCGTCCTCGCGGAGCAAACTGGACCTCGCCGATCGCCTGGCCGGGCGAAGAATCGATTGTGCTGTTGCAGTCCTCCAAGGGAGTCACTGCCATCGAGCCCGCGACGGGAAAGACCGTCTGGGAATATCTCGACGGAGCCGCGACGATTCCGTCGCTGACCGCCGTGAATGGTCTGGTGATCGTCCCGTCCCACGGATTAACGGCTCTCAAGCCGGGCGTGAGTGATACGACCGTTCCGGAAATCGTCTGGCAGGCGTCGCAACTGTCTCCTTCCACGCCAAGCCCGGTGGTTACCGAGAATTACGCGTATGTCATCAACGGAGCAGGAGTCTTGAGCTGTGGGGATCTGTCAGACGGCAAGCGTGTCTGGCAATGTCGCATGTCGGGCAAGTTCAGCGCAACGCCGTTGATCTCCGGCGATCGGCTCTACGCCATCAACGAGCAGGGGAATGCTCAGGTGGTACAGCTGACCCCGGAAGGGGGCGAAGTGCTGAATTCGCATGAGTTCGGCGAAACTGTTCTCGCGACTCCCTCGGCTGCCGACGGAGCGATCTATGTCCGCAGCGACAATCATCTGTGGAAGATCAAGTAGAGCATGTGGGTGGATTTCGTCGCGGTCGGACTCGGAGGAGCAGTGGGAGCGATCTCCCGCTACTACCTGTCCGGCGTCATGATTCAACGCTTCCCCGATTTCGAACCAGCCGGGACGCTGCTCGTCAATGTCCTCGGTTGCTTCCTGATCGGCCTGCTCGTCTCGCTTGAACTCGAAAAGGTAACGACGAGCCGCCAGTGGCGCAGTTTCGCGATCACCGGTTGCCTCGGCTCGCTGACGACCTTCTCGACCTTCGGCTATCAGACCGTGGTCCTCGCTCGCGATAAGAGTCTCAACTGGGCCACATTCAACATCGCCGCCAATCTCGTGCTCGGATTGATCGCCGTCCTCGCCGGCCTCATGCTCGGACGACTGTTCGCCAGGTGATGCATGCTGCTCTGGCAATGAGAGCAGTGGGCTGAGAGACGGCACTTCGGAGAAAAACGCCCCCAAGGGTGGCCCTGATAGCTCGGCTATCAGGGCGGCGCAGCCGTGGGAGGATGCTGTTTGGCGAAGGGGAAATTTAAACTTTCCCTTCGCCTTCCCCCTGAAAGAAGACTCTCACCGTGAACCCCGTCCAACTCCGTACTCCGACGGCTGCGCCGCCCCGAAAGAATCTTTCGGGGCCACCCCTGATGGCGACACTGGAGCAGGTAGCCGTGGTTGCTGGTGAGGTGTCGTGGATGGCCCTCTTTTAATCACCGCGGAAGACAGGCCTCTTGTTGCGTGGCACCGCAGAGATGAATCTCTGTGCCATCCTTATCAATTGGCGGAATCCATTTCGTGAATGCGGCGGTCCAGCTTCGTAAAGATCATCCGTTCGAACAATTCCCAGTGTTTCTGTCGCTCTTCCGGGACGTGGTGTCGCAGGTGTTGAATGACGGCGTAGCGCTGGCGGTGGGGCATGCTGTCGATGAACAGCGGGATGCGGCGGTTGTCGCCGTGGACGACGATCACGCGGCTGACCGGCCACCACGACAGGCAGGTGATGTGGGCGAGGCGGATGCGTTTCTTGCCGATCAGCCCCTGCCGCAGGAGTTCGTGGTCGTTAAGAATCCAGTATTCGCGCGTGGTGATTGCCGACAGCAGGAGTAGTCCATTGCCGACGGCCAGGCAGAGGCCGAAGATCCAGCCGTGGGCTTCGATGAGAATTCGCAGGCGGACCGAATCGATGGGCCAGTCGCCGAGAAACTGCAGGTCGGGCCAGAGCAGGGCGAGCATTGCTGCCAGACCGCCGAAGGTAAGCGCGGTCAGGAAGAAAAACGCATTGCGGGCCAGCCGCATGTGGCGGATAGAGAACTCGGGCGATTCCGATCCGCTGGTGTCCGGCATCGTTACTTCTCGATGGGCCGCCCGGCCAGGATCTGAGCGATGTGCATCGTGCGGATCGGCTTCTTCTGCCGTTTGATGAGTCCGTCCATATGCATCAGGCAGGACATGTCGCCGGCCGTGATGACTTCCGCGCCGGCATGTTCATGATCGTGAATCCGGTCGTTGCCCATCATGCAGGAGACGGCTTCCTCGGAAACAGCGAACGTTCCCCCGAAGCCGCAGCATTCGTCCTTCCGGCTCAATTCCACGAGCTCGATTCCGCGGACCTTCTCGAGGAGCGAACGGGCTTTGCTGAACTCGCGGCCCATCACTTCGCTGGAAGAGCCGAGCCGAAGTTCGCGAAGACCGTGGCAGCTCTGATGCAGCCCGACCTTATGCGGGAACTCGACGTCGAACGACTCGACTTTCAGCACATCGGTCAGAAACGCACAGAGTTCGAAGGTCTTGCGGCGAAGTTCCAAGTACTGGGCGTCATCGCCGATCAGATCGTGGTAATGGTTCACGATCATCGAAGTGCAGCTGCCGGAGGGGCAAACGATGTATTCGTATTTCGCGTAGTTCTCGACGAACGACTTAGCGAGCGGCTGGGCGTCATCCCAGCAGCCGGTGTTGGCCATCGGCTGGCCGCAACAGACCGGGGCTTCCGGGATTTCGACTTTACAGCCGTGCTTTTCAAGGAGTTCCAGCGTGGCCCAGGCGACGTCCGGGAACAGCTGATCGATGTAGCAGGGAACGAAGAGCGCAACTTGCATGGGTGTCGATTCTTGAAGGACGGTACGCGAGACGAAGTCGGACTTCAGGTCATGGACGGGTGTGAAGGATCACGAGAGTCGGTGATCGTGTCGGCGGTTTCGCTGTCATCGATCAACCTCTAAAGAGTATTGCGAGACATCCGCGATATCAAACCATCCAGGAGGAGTGGAATTCTGAGGTCGGGTTTGTAAACAGACGATGAACTCCGGGAAAAAGGACCCGTGCTGATTTTCGTTGTGAGTGCATTTCCAGTATTCTCTATGACTTACGCCGCGTGGCCCGGTCCCGCGGCGAGGAAAGATCACGACCGGCATCATTGAAGAGCCGATCCCATAAATTCGGGAGCAGGGTGTTGTTAGCTGGACCAATATTCTCCCGCGAGGCGCTGACCGTCCCGCGACAGTTGAAGACTTATCTCCTTCGAGCGGGGTATCTGTTCGCGTTTTTCGTGCTGCTCTACACCGCCAGTCAGGCGACTTTCGGCTGGCAGCAGTACCGCAGCCTCGGAGCCACGGCTCGCTTTGGGGCCTACGTCTTTCAGATCTTCGCCTTCGTCCAGTTGACCCTGGTCATCTTCGCCGGGTTGCTGTTCTCAGCCGGGAATGTGGCCGCCGAGAAGGATCGAAGAACAATCCTGCTGCTGTTGATGACCGACCTCAAAGATCGGGAACTTGTCATTGGCAAACTGCTGGCGAGTCTTCTGAATGTCTTTACGCTCGTTCTCTGCTCGTTGCCGGTGTTCATCTTCATTCGGATTCTGGGAGGCGTGAGTCTATCCCAGGTGCTCTGGGCACTGGCGATCACCGCGGCTTCAACCTATATGGCAGGAAGCTGGGGCATTTTCGTCGCCTTCTGGCGCGAAAAGACGTTCCAGACGCTCGCCGTCGGACTGCTCGGCTTCGTAGCGTTTCTAGCGGTTGTGGAAGGGCTGACATTTCTCGTCGGGCCGGAGACGACGCTCGGAACCTGGATCGGAGCTCTCGATCCTTATCGAGCATTGCTGACTGTGGTCAGCCCGTTTTCGACCACGAGCATGAGCCGCATCAGCGACTTGAGCATGTGGCAGACGTTCGGCGAGCTGCTGGGACTTGGTGTGCTGCTGAACGTGCTGACGATCGTCAATCTCCGCCGCTGGAACCCGTCGCGAACTCTCTACGTGGCGGCGAAGAAGGACGAATCGGGCGAGCCGACTCGCAAAGCTCGTCAGGTCTGGGAACGTCCGATCGTCTGGCGGGAAATTATGACCAAAGCCTACGGGCGGCGGATCTTCCTCATCAAGCTGGCCTACGTCCTGTTCTCGGTCCTCATCGGCTACAGCCTCTTGTCGGCTGAGACCTCCTCGCTCGTGCTGGGCATGATTTCCTGGCAGGGGCTGGGGTTTGTGTTGCTCGCTCTGCTTTCGCTGATGCTCGTGAACGCGCAGGCGGTCACATCGATTACCAGCGAACGGGACGGTCAGACTCTGGAAGTGCTGCTCGTGACCGAGATCTCGGCTCGCGAGTTCATTTACGGCAAGCTGCTCGGCGTCTTCTACAACGCCAAGGAAGCGATTCTGCTGCCGCTGATTTATATCGCCGTGATGAGTTCGCAGGGGATGATTGCCCCGGTGCAGAGTTTCTATCTCGGGTTCGGTTATCTGATGCTGTGTGCGTTCGCCTCGATGCTCGGCATGCATTCGGCGATTAGTTTTGATAACTCCCGCACGGCGATTGCGAACAGTATGGGGACGGTTTTCTTCCTGTTCATCGGGATCTTCATCTGTATGATTTTGATTGTCGAAGCCCGGTCTTCGTTCGCGTTGCAGTTGCCGAGCTTCCTCATTTTCATTGTTGGGGGAAGTATTGGGCTCTGGGCTTCGCTGACGCATAAGAATCCTTCGCCCGCCCTGACTCTGGCGGCCGGTGTCTTGCCTTTCGGCACGTTTTATGCGATCACCGCCTTTCTGCTGGGCGAATCGTTCAGCGTTTTTCTGTGCGTCTGTGCCGCGTATGGCTTTACCGCTCTGGCGATGCTGATCCCAGCCATCAGTGAATTCGACCTGGCCCTGGGCCGGGCGACGATCGAAAAATCGTAGCGCAGTCGAGGGGGTCACGGTTTCCGTTCGACGTTCCCGGATCTGCAAATGGCAGGCAGGAGTCTGCCCTGAATTCTGAACTCAATGCTTGAAGAAATCTCTCGCTCACTTTCACTGTGGCTGCCCGGCGTCAGCATTATGTTCGCGCTGACGTTCGCGTCCGGATTCTTTTCCGGCAGTGAGACGGCGATGTTCTCTCTGACTCGCGACGATCTGCAGACCTTCCGCAGCGGCAGTCCCTCCGAAAAACACGTGGTCCAACTGCTGGGCGATCCATCCCGGCTGCTGACCGCGATTCTCTTCTGGAATCTGGTCGTTAATCTGTCCTACTTTGCGGTAAGCGTGGTGGTCTCCCGGCGATTGATCTTACACGGCTACGACAGTGCCGGCTGGCTGTTTAGTCTGCTGGGTGTGGTAAGCATCATTCTGTTCGGCGAGGTGATCCCGAAGAGCGTCTCGGTCGTCTTTCCGCGTCCCATCTGCCGGCTGATCGTCTGGCCTCTGCTCGTTTCCATCCGCTCGCTCGATCGCATCCTTCCGGTACTCACGATGATGACTCGCGGACTGCAGCGGGGATTCTGGCCGAATCTGGAAGAAGAGTCACTCATTGATGCCGAGGACCTCGAAAAGGCGGTCGATCTGTCGACGCAGTCGAGCGAGATGATCGCTCACGAACGGAGCATCCTGCATCACATTCTGGATCTCTCGGAGATGGCGATCGAAGAAGTGATGCGGCCTCGCGGAACGTATGTGACCGTGAACGAGCCGACGATCTGGAAAGATCTCGGTTTTGGGACGCCCCCCGGGGGATTCGCGGCGATTGTCGAGCCTGGAACTGATCAGGTGACCGGCGTCTACTGGATGCACGGCACGATTTACCATCAGGCGAAAGGGCTCGAATCGTTCCGGGAATCGGTCGTGTACGTTCCCTGGTGTGCCCACGCCGCCCGCACGCTCAGTCAGATGCGGTCTTCGCTCTGCCACGTCGCCGTCGTCGTCGACGAGTATGGACAGACAATCGGCGTGGCCACGCAGCAGGATCTGCTCGATACGATCTTCACCCCGGTACCGAGCCGAGCCCGAAGAATTCTGCAGCGGGAAGCCATTCTGAAGATCGGCGATGACAAGTACCATCTCGATGGCCTGACGACCCTGCGGTTTCTGTCAGTGCATCTCAACATTCCGTTCGATGCCGATGAAGAACCGAGCGTGACGGTCGCCGGGTTGCTGCATCAGCACTTCCGCCGTTTTCCAGAGATCAACGACGAGATGGTCTGGCAGGGGTGGAAGCTGCGGGTGTTCGATGTTCCGGGACCGGGGCGAGCCCGCGTGTTGCTCGAACCAGCTGCGTTGCCGGAGCAGTCGACATCGGAGGTCAACTCATGATCGTCTGGACGTTGATCATTCTGTTGTTCCTGATCGGTGTGCGGCTGTCGTTTTTCTTCAGCGGTATTGAGACGGCGTTTTACCGGGCCAGCCGGTTGCGCCTTAATATTGATGCCCAGACTGGAGACCAGCAATCGAAGCGGATTCTCCCTTTCGTTGCCGATCCTTCGCAATTCGTGGCGACGATTCTGATCGGCAATAACGTGGCCAACTATGTGACGACCTGCGCCATCGGTTATGGAGCCATCCAGGCCTTTGGGAACCTCTCAGAAGTGGTCGAGGTGGGGGTGACGGTTCTGATCTCGCCCGTAATTTTTATCTTCGGCGAACTGCTGCCCAAAACGCTGCATTACCGGGCTCCGCTGCTGATGCTGAAGCGGAACTTCCTGTTCTTTCAGATGGTCCATATTCTGCTGCTCCCCTTGAGCTGGCCACTGATGATTCTCACCCGCATCTTCCAAAGCGTCGGTGGCGTCCGGCAGCAGCCGATGTTGCGGATTCTCGGGCGTCGACCGCTGGCCAACGTCATCGGGCATGGACGGGATGAGGGGATTGTGACCGAAGTCCAGCACAACCTGATGCAGGGAGTGTTCGTTAACGCCAATAAGCCACTGGAGAGTCTGGTGATACCGGCGGAAATTGCCTTCAGCTTTGAAGACGAACTGACCCATGCCGCCTTGATGAAGCACGCCCGGGATTACGGACTGGCCGATATCGCCGTCACGACCTCGACGGAGGACTCTACCGAAGTGGACTATTTCCGTGTCAGCGATCTCCTGCTGACGCGCGGAGCCTTGCAGGATATCCGTCGCCCCATGCCATCGCTGCAGATCGAGATCTCTCGGCTGGAAGCACTGCTGATTCTGCAGGAACACGACTCCGACCTGGGCGCGGTGTTCGATGGCGACGAACTCATCGGCATCGTCCGCCGTTCTGCACTTGCTGAGACGCTCTACCAGGGCAGCCTGTCCTTATCGGCTGCAGCGCTGTAGTAACCGCCGCCGCTACGTCTGGTTCCGCGACTATATGTAGACCGGTGAGAGTAATGTCAACTCGGGTAGAGGGCGTTCTCTTCTGTCTCAGCCCTCGCGCATACTTCGCGTCACGATCGCTGCTGAAGACGTTCCACACGCATAGTCGGGAACCTCGGCGGCGTCGTCTTCGGTCAGACAACGGGGGTCGAAGCTTCCGACGTCTTGCGAGGGGGAGCGCCCCTTCGGCGGCAGGATGCCGCCGCTACGTCGAGGCCGCCGGTCAGTTTGAGTCGGATCGGTGGTTTTGAGGGGCAGCTTCTGTAGAGGCGAGCGTCGTCGGTTCGCTGCGGGGCATTCTTGAGGCGCAGTTCCGTCAATCGCGGAAATGCCTGAAAAACAGGGGTTTTGATGCGTTCGGTGCGCGCCGGAGAGCCGTTCTTCATGTAATTCTTTCAAGCAGAATCACTTTGCTGGAAACTCTTGACCGTGCCGAGAATGTTGGGCTAAAACCCCCGCCGTCTGGTGAGCACGGAAGTCAAGGATGACTGCAACGCCCATCAGATCCTTTCAAGAACCTGTCTGATTTCAATTCATGACAATTCGAAGTGAACGGTCGCAAGGATGCGACCTGAAGCTTCACCTTTCAGTGTCGGATTCACTCCTGCCCAGAACCCGATGCTCTGATGCGATTTCGAATGTCCACCTAGTTTCGGTTCGCATCTTCTAAGTAACCCGACCTTAAAGAACACTTCTACTCAACCAGGACTGTGCCCATGTCGTTTTTACGATTCCGTCCCTGGACGGCCGCCCTGTCGACAGCTCTGCTGCTGTCGTGCGTTAATCCTGTTCAAGCTCAACTGTTTCGTAACGGACTGTTCGGACAACGTGGCGACGACTGCAACTGCAACGTCGGCCAGCAGGTCTCCTATGCTCCTCAGGTTGCTTACACGCCGCCACAGATGGGCTACGATCCCTGTAACGTCTGCAGCACCCAGCAGGTGGTTTACCGCCAGGTTCCTGTCACGGAGCATCGTCAGGTGACACAGACGGTTCGCAAGCCGGTCATTGAAACCGCTTACGAAGATCGCCAGTTCACCGAATACAAAACGGTTTACGAGAACCGGACCGCCGAAATCCCGACCGTCTCTTATCAGAACGTGACGCAATGTCAGACCGTTCAGCGAGACATGGGACGCTGGCAGTCCTGTCAGCAGCCGATTCAGAAGGTTTCTCCGTGTGCTTATGACAGCAATCCGGGTCTGTTCGGAATGCTGAACCGCACGCGGCAGTCGATCCGAAACGTCTTCACTCCGAGCGTCGCGAATCACCGTTACTACGTGCCCAATGTGGTCGCTCAG
The sequence above is a segment of the Rubinisphaera margarita genome. Coding sequences within it:
- a CDS encoding PQQ-like beta-propeller repeat protein — encoded protein: MRYFLCLMLLALSTVAQADDWLQFRGTSSPGVVQGPELPESFDQIAWTADLDGRGSSSPIIVGDKVFVTGCEGPRQDRLTVTCFAEADGKQLWKREFWATGRTVCHQKMSVATPTPASDGERIYASYSSNDVACLDLEGNLLWYRGLTYDFPNVSNSLGMSSSVIVKDGTVVCMAENDTQSMTFGLNADDGTTKWQLDRPRGANWTSPIAWPGEESIVLLQSSKGVTAIEPATGKTVWEYLDGAATIPSLTAVNGLVIVPSHGLTALKPGVSDTTVPEIVWQASQLSPSTPSPVVTENYAYVINGAGVLSCGDLSDGKRVWQCRMSGKFSATPLISGDRLYAINEQGNAQVVQLTPEGGEVLNSHEFGETVLATPSAADGAIYVRSDNHLWKIK
- the crcB gene encoding fluoride efflux transporter CrcB, whose amino-acid sequence is MWVDFVAVGLGGAVGAISRYYLSGVMIQRFPDFEPAGTLLVNVLGCFLIGLLVSLELEKVTTSRQWRSFAITGCLGSLTTFSTFGYQTVVLARDKSLNWATFNIAANLVLGLIAVLAGLMLGRLFAR
- a CDS encoding (Fe-S)-binding protein, with protein sequence MQVALFVPCYIDQLFPDVAWATLELLEKHGCKVEIPEAPVCCGQPMANTGCWDDAQPLAKSFVENYAKYEYIVCPSGSCTSMIVNHYHDLIGDDAQYLELRRKTFELCAFLTDVLKVESFDVEFPHKVGLHQSCHGLRELRLGSSSEVMGREFSKARSLLEKVRGIELVELSRKDECCGFGGTFAVSEEAVSCMMGNDRIHDHEHAGAEVITAGDMSCLMHMDGLIKRQKKPIRTMHIAQILAGRPIEK
- a CDS encoding ABC transporter permease subunit → MLLAGPIFSREALTVPRQLKTYLLRAGYLFAFFVLLYTASQATFGWQQYRSLGATARFGAYVFQIFAFVQLTLVIFAGLLFSAGNVAAEKDRRTILLLLMTDLKDRELVIGKLLASLLNVFTLVLCSLPVFIFIRILGGVSLSQVLWALAITAASTYMAGSWGIFVAFWREKTFQTLAVGLLGFVAFLAVVEGLTFLVGPETTLGTWIGALDPYRALLTVVSPFSTTSMSRISDLSMWQTFGELLGLGVLLNVLTIVNLRRWNPSRTLYVAAKKDESGEPTRKARQVWERPIVWREIMTKAYGRRIFLIKLAYVLFSVLIGYSLLSAETSSLVLGMISWQGLGFVLLALLSLMLVNAQAVTSITSERDGQTLEVLLVTEISAREFIYGKLLGVFYNAKEAILLPLIYIAVMSSQGMIAPVQSFYLGFGYLMLCAFASMLGMHSAISFDNSRTAIANSMGTVFFLFIGIFICMILIVEARSSFALQLPSFLIFIVGGSIGLWASLTHKNPSPALTLAAGVLPFGTFYAITAFLLGESFSVFLCVCAAYGFTALAMLIPAISEFDLALGRATIEKS
- a CDS encoding CNNM domain-containing protein; the encoded protein is MLEEISRSLSLWLPGVSIMFALTFASGFFSGSETAMFSLTRDDLQTFRSGSPSEKHVVQLLGDPSRLLTAILFWNLVVNLSYFAVSVVVSRRLILHGYDSAGWLFSLLGVVSIILFGEVIPKSVSVVFPRPICRLIVWPLLVSIRSLDRILPVLTMMTRGLQRGFWPNLEEESLIDAEDLEKAVDLSTQSSEMIAHERSILHHILDLSEMAIEEVMRPRGTYVTVNEPTIWKDLGFGTPPGGFAAIVEPGTDQVTGVYWMHGTIYHQAKGLESFRESVVYVPWCAHAARTLSQMRSSLCHVAVVVDEYGQTIGVATQQDLLDTIFTPVPSRARRILQREAILKIGDDKYHLDGLTTLRFLSVHLNIPFDADEEPSVTVAGLLHQHFRRFPEINDEMVWQGWKLRVFDVPGPGRARVLLEPAALPEQSTSEVNS
- a CDS encoding CNNM domain-containing protein; this translates as MIVWTLIILLFLIGVRLSFFFSGIETAFYRASRLRLNIDAQTGDQQSKRILPFVADPSQFVATILIGNNVANYVTTCAIGYGAIQAFGNLSEVVEVGVTVLISPVIFIFGELLPKTLHYRAPLLMLKRNFLFFQMVHILLLPLSWPLMILTRIFQSVGGVRQQPMLRILGRRPLANVIGHGRDEGIVTEVQHNLMQGVFVNANKPLESLVIPAEIAFSFEDELTHAALMKHARDYGLADIAVTTSTEDSTEVDYFRVSDLLLTRGALQDIRRPMPSLQIEISRLEALLILQEHDSDLGAVFDGDELIGIVRRSALAETLYQGSLSLSAAAL